In Paralichthys olivaceus isolate ysfri-2021 chromosome 13, ASM2471397v2, whole genome shotgun sequence, the following are encoded in one genomic region:
- the ctnnb1 gene encoding catenin beta-1 isoform X2 yields MASQADLMELDMAMEPDRKAAVSHWQQQSYLDSGIHSGATTTAPSLSGKGNPEEDDVDNQVMYEWEQGFNQNFSQEQVQDIDGQYAMTRAQRVRAAMFPETLEEGMQIPSTQFDAANPTNVQRLAEPSQMLKHAVVNLINYQDDAELATRAIPELTKLLNDEDQVVVNKAAVMVHQLSKKEASRHAIMRSPQMVSAIVRTMQNTNDVETARCTAGTLHNLSHHREGLLAIFKSGGIPALVKMLGSPVDSVLFYAITTLHNLLLHQEGAKMAVRLAGGLQKMVALLNKTNVKFLAITTDCLQILAYGNQESKLIILASGGPQALVNIMRTYTYEKLLWTTSRVLKVLSVCSSNKPAIVEAGGMQALGLHLTDPSQRLVQNCLWTLRNLSDAATKQEGMEGLLGTLVQLLGSDDINVVTCAAGILSNLTCNNYKNKMMVCQVGGIEALVRTVLRAGDREDITEPAICALRHLTSRHQDAEMAQNAVRLHYGLPVVVKLLHPPSHWPLIKATVGLIRNLALCPANHAPLREQGAIPRLVQLLVRAHQDTQRRTSMGGTQQQFVEGVRMEEIVEGCTGALHILARDVHNRIVIRGLNTIPLFVQLLYSPIENIQRVAAGVLCELAQDKEAAEAIEAEGATAPLTELLHSRNEGVATYAAAVLFRMSEDKPQDYKKRLSVELTSSLFRTEPMAWNETGDLGLDIGAQGEHLGYRQEAVSCDLDEPAL; encoded by the exons ATGGCTTCCCAGG CTGATCTGATGGAGCTGGACATGGCAATGGAGCCAGACCGTAAGGCAGCAGTCAGTCACTGGCAACAACAGTCCTACCTGGACTCAGGCATCCATTCAGGTGCCACCACAACTGCTCCCTCCCTCAGTGGGAAGGGCAACCCTGAGGAAGACGATGTCGACAACCAGGTTATGTATGAGTGGGAGCAGGGCTTCAACCAGAACTTCTCCCAGGAACAAGTACAAG ATATAGATGGTCAGTATGCCATGACACGTGCACAGCGGGTGCGTGCAGCGATGTTCCCAGAGACACTTGAGGAGGGCATGCAGATCCCCTCTACACAGTTTGATGCAGCAAACCCCACCAACGTCCAGAGGCTGGCAGAGCCATCGCAAATGCTCAAACACGCTGTGGTCAATCTGATCAATTATCAAGATGACGCTGAATTGGCAACCAGAGCCATTCCAGAACTCACCAAACTACTCAACGATGAGGACCAG gtCGTAGTAAACAAAGCTGCAGTGATGGTCCACCAGCTTTCAAAGAAAGAGGCTTCTCGCCACGCCATCATGCGCTCCCCACAGATGGTGTCTGCTATTGTCAGGACCATGCAGAACACAAACGATGTAGAGACGGCTCGCTGTACCGCGGGAACACTGCACAACCTTTCCCATCACAGAGAGGGTCTGCTGGCCATCTTCAAGTCTGGAGGAATACCAGCTCTAGTTAAAATGCTTGG TTCACCAGTGGACTCTGTCCTGTTCTACGCCATCACCACCCTCCACAACCTCCTCCTGCACCAGGAAGGTGCCAAGATGGCTGTCCGTCTAGCTGGAGGTCTACAGAAAATGGTGGCTCTACTCAACAAGACCAATGTCAAATTCCTGGCCATCACCACCGACTGTCTCCAGATACTGGCCTACGGCAACCAGGAAAGCAAG TTGATAATCCTGGCCAGTGGTGGCCCTCAGGCATTGGTCAACATCATGCGGACCTACACCTATGAGAAGCTGCTGTGGACCACAAGCCGAGTTCTCAAAGTGCTGTCAGTCTGCTCCAGTAACAAGCCTGCCATTGTAGAAGCTG GAGGCATGCAGGCTCTGGGACTCCACCTGACAGACCCCAGCCAGAGACTGGTCCAGAACTGTCTCTGGACTCTCAGGAACTTATCAGATGCTGCCACCAAACAG GAGGGAATGGAGGGTCTGCTGGGAACACTGGTCCAGCTGCTCGGCAGTGATGACATTAATGTGGTGACCTGTGCTGCTGGTATTCTGTCTAACCTGACCTGTAACAACTACAAGAACAAGATGATGGTCTGTCAG gTTGGAGGTATTGAGGCGTTGGTGCGCACAGTGCTTCGggcaggagacagagaagacatCACCGAGCCAGCTATTTGTGCCCTGCGTCACCTCACATCTCGACACCAGGATGCTGAGATGGCACAGAATGCTGTGAGACTGCACTACGGTCTGCCTGTGGTTGTCAAATTACTACATCCGCCGTCACACTGGCCACTCATtaag GCGACAGTTGGTCTGATCCGTAATCTGGCTCTGTGCCCTGCAAACCACGCTCCTCTGAGGGAGCAGGGAGCCATCCCCAGACTGGTTCAGCTGCTGGTCAGAGCACACcaagacacacagagacgcacCAGCATGGGAggcacacagcagcagtttgtg GAGGGAGTTCGTATGGAGGAGATAGTGGAGGGCTGCACAGGAGCCCTTCACATCCTGGCCAGAGACGTCCACAACAGAATAGTCATCAGAGGACTAAACACCATTCCACTCTTTGTACAG CTGCTGTATTCTCCCATTGAGAACATCCAGCGTGTAGCAGCAGGCGTCCTGTGTGAGCTGGCTCAGGACAAAGAGGCTGCTGAGGCCATCGAGGCTGAGGGAGCCACTGCCCCACTCACAGAGCTCTTGCACAGCCGCAACGAAGGAGTTG CCACCTACGCTGCAGCAGTTTTGTTCCGTATGTCTGAGGACAAACCCCAGGACTACAAGAAACGCCTCTCTGTAGAACTCACCAGCTCGCTCTTCAGGACAGAACCAATGGCCTGGAACGAG aCTGGAGACCTGGGTTTGGACATCGGAGCACAGGGAGAGCATCTGGGCTACAGACAGGAAG CTGTATCATGTGATCTGGATGAACCTGCATTGTGA
- the ctnnb1 gene encoding catenin beta-1 isoform X1, whose amino-acid sequence MASQADLMELDMAMEPDRKAAVSHWQQQSYLDSGIHSGATTTAPSLSGKGNPEEDDVDNQVMYEWEQGFNQNFSQEQVQDIDGQYAMTRAQRVRAAMFPETLEEGMQIPSTQFDAANPTNVQRLAEPSQMLKHAVVNLINYQDDAELATRAIPELTKLLNDEDQVVVNKAAVMVHQLSKKEASRHAIMRSPQMVSAIVRTMQNTNDVETARCTAGTLHNLSHHREGLLAIFKSGGIPALVKMLGSPVDSVLFYAITTLHNLLLHQEGAKMAVRLAGGLQKMVALLNKTNVKFLAITTDCLQILAYGNQESKLIILASGGPQALVNIMRTYTYEKLLWTTSRVLKVLSVCSSNKPAIVEAGGMQALGLHLTDPSQRLVQNCLWTLRNLSDAATKQEGMEGLLGTLVQLLGSDDINVVTCAAGILSNLTCNNYKNKMMVCQVGGIEALVRTVLRAGDREDITEPAICALRHLTSRHQDAEMAQNAVRLHYGLPVVVKLLHPPSHWPLIKATVGLIRNLALCPANHAPLREQGAIPRLVQLLVRAHQDTQRRTSMGGTQQQFVEGVRMEEIVEGCTGALHILARDVHNRIVIRGLNTIPLFVQLLYSPIENIQRVAAGVLCELAQDKEAAEAIEAEGATAPLTELLHSRNEGVATYAAAVLFRMSEDKPQDYKKRLSVELTSSLFRTEPMAWNETGDLGLDIGAQGEHLGYRQEDPSYRSFHSGGYGGDTMGMEPMMDHDLGGGHHPGQDYAPVEGLPDLGHAQELIEGLPPGDSNQLAWFDTDL is encoded by the exons ATGGCTTCCCAGG CTGATCTGATGGAGCTGGACATGGCAATGGAGCCAGACCGTAAGGCAGCAGTCAGTCACTGGCAACAACAGTCCTACCTGGACTCAGGCATCCATTCAGGTGCCACCACAACTGCTCCCTCCCTCAGTGGGAAGGGCAACCCTGAGGAAGACGATGTCGACAACCAGGTTATGTATGAGTGGGAGCAGGGCTTCAACCAGAACTTCTCCCAGGAACAAGTACAAG ATATAGATGGTCAGTATGCCATGACACGTGCACAGCGGGTGCGTGCAGCGATGTTCCCAGAGACACTTGAGGAGGGCATGCAGATCCCCTCTACACAGTTTGATGCAGCAAACCCCACCAACGTCCAGAGGCTGGCAGAGCCATCGCAAATGCTCAAACACGCTGTGGTCAATCTGATCAATTATCAAGATGACGCTGAATTGGCAACCAGAGCCATTCCAGAACTCACCAAACTACTCAACGATGAGGACCAG gtCGTAGTAAACAAAGCTGCAGTGATGGTCCACCAGCTTTCAAAGAAAGAGGCTTCTCGCCACGCCATCATGCGCTCCCCACAGATGGTGTCTGCTATTGTCAGGACCATGCAGAACACAAACGATGTAGAGACGGCTCGCTGTACCGCGGGAACACTGCACAACCTTTCCCATCACAGAGAGGGTCTGCTGGCCATCTTCAAGTCTGGAGGAATACCAGCTCTAGTTAAAATGCTTGG TTCACCAGTGGACTCTGTCCTGTTCTACGCCATCACCACCCTCCACAACCTCCTCCTGCACCAGGAAGGTGCCAAGATGGCTGTCCGTCTAGCTGGAGGTCTACAGAAAATGGTGGCTCTACTCAACAAGACCAATGTCAAATTCCTGGCCATCACCACCGACTGTCTCCAGATACTGGCCTACGGCAACCAGGAAAGCAAG TTGATAATCCTGGCCAGTGGTGGCCCTCAGGCATTGGTCAACATCATGCGGACCTACACCTATGAGAAGCTGCTGTGGACCACAAGCCGAGTTCTCAAAGTGCTGTCAGTCTGCTCCAGTAACAAGCCTGCCATTGTAGAAGCTG GAGGCATGCAGGCTCTGGGACTCCACCTGACAGACCCCAGCCAGAGACTGGTCCAGAACTGTCTCTGGACTCTCAGGAACTTATCAGATGCTGCCACCAAACAG GAGGGAATGGAGGGTCTGCTGGGAACACTGGTCCAGCTGCTCGGCAGTGATGACATTAATGTGGTGACCTGTGCTGCTGGTATTCTGTCTAACCTGACCTGTAACAACTACAAGAACAAGATGATGGTCTGTCAG gTTGGAGGTATTGAGGCGTTGGTGCGCACAGTGCTTCGggcaggagacagagaagacatCACCGAGCCAGCTATTTGTGCCCTGCGTCACCTCACATCTCGACACCAGGATGCTGAGATGGCACAGAATGCTGTGAGACTGCACTACGGTCTGCCTGTGGTTGTCAAATTACTACATCCGCCGTCACACTGGCCACTCATtaag GCGACAGTTGGTCTGATCCGTAATCTGGCTCTGTGCCCTGCAAACCACGCTCCTCTGAGGGAGCAGGGAGCCATCCCCAGACTGGTTCAGCTGCTGGTCAGAGCACACcaagacacacagagacgcacCAGCATGGGAggcacacagcagcagtttgtg GAGGGAGTTCGTATGGAGGAGATAGTGGAGGGCTGCACAGGAGCCCTTCACATCCTGGCCAGAGACGTCCACAACAGAATAGTCATCAGAGGACTAAACACCATTCCACTCTTTGTACAG CTGCTGTATTCTCCCATTGAGAACATCCAGCGTGTAGCAGCAGGCGTCCTGTGTGAGCTGGCTCAGGACAAAGAGGCTGCTGAGGCCATCGAGGCTGAGGGAGCCACTGCCCCACTCACAGAGCTCTTGCACAGCCGCAACGAAGGAGTTG CCACCTACGCTGCAGCAGTTTTGTTCCGTATGTCTGAGGACAAACCCCAGGACTACAAGAAACGCCTCTCTGTAGAACTCACCAGCTCGCTCTTCAGGACAGAACCAATGGCCTGGAACGAG aCTGGAGACCTGGGTTTGGACATCGGAGCACAGGGAGAGCATCTGGGCTACAGACAGGAAG ACCCAAGCTACCGTTCCTTCCATTCAGGGGGTTACGGAGGGGACACGATGGGCATGGAGCCCATGATGGACCATGATCTGGGTGGAGGGCACCACCCGGGTCAGGACTATGCCCCAGTTGAGGGGCTGCCTGACCTGGGACACGCCCAGGAACTGATAGAGGGCCTGCCACCCGGCGACTCCAACCAACTGGCCTGGTTTGATACCGACCTGTAA